The window GCTGGCTTCTGCCCGGCTCAGCCCCGGCTGCCCAAAGACCTTCCCATCTCTCTGGAGCAGAGCAAGGTTTACAAAGCCGGGGCTGGGCTGGCAGTGCCAGGTTAGAGCTGAAGCGGGGAAACACAGGGGAAGTTTGGGCCTGGCTCTGCCCAGGAGTCTGTCCTGGGCTCTGGGCCCCCCAAAAGGAGGGCCCTTACCTAGAATCACAGTCGCAGTGGCTGACAGAGTGCAGGTGCAGGCTACGGTGGCCACAGTCAGGGGTGAAGGGGTGGATGATGTGCCTGGTGCACTGTTTGTGTTTCCAGCAGCACCTGTCCGGGTCCTTGAATTCACCTGAGGGGGCGGGAGTCTGGGTCACACCGGGGCGGTGGCAGCAGCATGCCCCTGGGTCTCCCCTCCCATAGCTCAATCTAAAGGCTTCACCAAATGCGCCTGCTGCCACCCCACCACCTCTGGCAGCTTTCTGCTTCAGGCGGGTAACCCTCCAGTGAGAACTATGTACCTTTCTTCCCCCTCAGGTCCCCTGCGCCCATCTGCCTGTCtgcccccgcgccccgcgccccaccccccacagacCCCCAGGAAGATGTCTGACTGAGTCCCCCTTGCTGCCCTGTGCTACccacctctcccactctctgcctcctctgggaGCCTATCCTACCCGGGCCCTCCACGGGCTGCCTGGGTCGTGGAAGGTCCTCGGGCCAGCAGACTGTGGAGCCACATGGCAGACAGGAACACCCCTTCAGAGTCCCCAGCCTGCCCTGCACAGGCCAGGAAGCCCACCCCCTACCCCTCAGCCCCGAAGTCACTCCAGCCCCGAGACCTGCTGTGAAAGGCAGATTAGGTCCCGCTCCTCAGCCTCTCCTGACTTTggtgctttctttccctcctcttctccaagCCTCTCCTCCCCCTGACACCTTTCCTCACTTTTCTCGCTTCTCTGTCCACATGCTCACCCTCcattctttctctgctccacaCTCATCAAGGTCCCATTCCCCATCCCATCTCTTCCCGCTCCCAGTCCTCAGAGCCACAGACTTTAAACACCGGCCCCCAGCCTGACCCCTCCCACCTCTTGTAGGCACCACAGGTCCCAGGGCACAGGGGAGAAGCCGCTGGGGTGAGGATTTGGGATTTGGGGAAGGCCCTGGAGAAAGGCTCCACATCTTTCACCCAGGCGAACATAAGCCCCGGACACACTGGAATCTCCCGGCCTctacccccaccacctcccctctgacccCGCCTAAAGCTCCAGTCTACCAATGGCTCTCCCTCAGGCCACCATCTAAAAGGTGAGCCTGCAAGTGGCTCCATGAACCAGGACAGAGAGGACAGGGCACCTTCCTGCAGGTCCCCCTTGAACTCCAGCTCCACCCACCCCTGGAGGAAGGAGTGAGCAGGCACTGATGAGTTCTAGGACAAGCTGGTATGGGGTCCTCTGGCTGGCTTACTCCCTCCAGACAGGCCAGGAGGACCGAGCCTTTATCTAGCCTCTACGAGGGGTGGAACTGGACAAAACCTCACCCTGACCACCAGCCAGGAGTTAACCCAGCCTGGGGGTGTGTTAGTCCAAGTGGCCTTAAAAGTACTTGaggggtggggtgtctgggtggctcatttggctaaggtctgacttcagctcaccctttgtgagttagagcccccccatcaggctctttggtgtcagcatagagcttcaaatcctctgtccccttctctctctgcccctcccctgtgtgctcgctctctcaaaaattaaaaaaaaaaaatacttgagggACAcatcggtggctcagtcagttaagtgtccagctcttgatctcggctcaggtcatgatttcacagttgatgagatcaagccccgagttgggctctgtgctgacagtgcagatggagcctgcttgggagtctctctctctccctctctctgcccctccccctcctgcacacacatctctctctcaaaaataaacattatttttaaatgttttattatttttgagagagatggagcatgagcgggggaggggcagagagagggagacacagaatcagaagcaggctccaggctctgacctgtcaccacagagcctgatgtggggcttgaactggggaacagtgagatcatgacctgagccaaagccagacagctaacggactgagccacccaggtgccccccaaaataaacttttttaaaaaagtatttgaggggcacctgggtgactcagtcggttcagcattcaacttcagttcaggtcatgatctcacagttcatgggctcaagccccacatcgggctgtctggtctcagcacagagcctgctttggatcctctgtccccttgtctctctctgctcctcccctgctcagctcgctcgcgctctctctctctctctctctctctctcaaaaataaaacatttaaaaattaaaaaaatgaaattttaaaaaagtacttggGAGATAAGGGAGCAGCAGCTTGGTGTGAGCTCTGCCCCACATTCCTCCTccacctttcccttcccccaccaggcTATGAAGGTCCCAGGTCCCCTGTACACGCTTGATGGCACCCCTTTGTCCTTCTCCCATGCCCCTTCTCCATTCTGGGAGGAATAAGGCATGTAAGGCCGGACCCTAGACCACCACCACCTTCTTCAGCACTGCTGGCTGACTGGGGGCAAGAGGCAGCATAGTGGCAAGTGCCCTGAACTTGTAGTCAGACAGACCTCAGTACTAGTCTTGgctccatcacttactagctgGATGTCCTAGGGCAAGTAACCTCTCCGAGCTTTCATTTCCTTATCCACAAAATGGGGATGGAGGAAATTCCTAATTTTGCAGGATTGTTGGGAGGACTCTGTTCACATATGTCAGAGAAATTTGTGCATGATAAAGTGCTTTGCCCAAGACAGgggtggagcgcctgggtggctcagtcggttgtgtctgactcttggtttaggctcaggtcatgatcccaaggttcatgggttcgaggcctgtgtcaggctctgacagtgcagagcctatttgggattctctctctctctctctctctctctctctctctctctctctctctctctccccctctctccttccctctctctccctctctcactctctccctttgtcttaaaataaataaacttaaaaaaaggggagTGATGGTGGCCTCCAGGAAGGGGCCCTCCCTGCCTGGCAGAAgtgagggatgggggtggggacggggcagCTGAGGGACCCCTTTTGGACCaaacccctccctcctgcctgccatGGGGTGTCAGCGTTCCCAAGtgaggggtggtggggaaggaagCCTGGGGCCAGAGATTCCCTGAACCCACCTTCGGAGAAGGTAGACGCATCAGTGCTAGACGCCACGCCAGCCAGCAGGTGTCGTCTCTCCCAGCTGGGTAACCTGTTTACATCTGAGAGAGTACAGAGTGGCAACAGCAGCAGCACCCCTTTCCTCCCACCAGCCATTCACTCTTCAAACATCTCCTGAGAAGCTCCACCAGCCCCCTGGagatacagaaattaaaacaggCACCCAacagtccctgctctcaaggggctgggggaggggtgaggagagccAATAAACATCCACCAATAAAATGACACAAATCAGGGTCTCCAATCCAGCCCGCTTTTCCTGAGCACACAGTCAATATCCTCTTGGGCGTTCCCCAAACCTCTTAGGCTGGCATGTCCCACACAAACCTATCATCTGCTCCCTACCTTCCATGAACCATCTCTTGTCTCTTCGATTTCAGAGAGGAATAGGCATCCCAGCTAGGAATCTAAGGATCATTCTTTCCCTCACCTCCACACCACCTTGATGATCTGAGTCTCGCCATACCTACCTCTATGTTGGTTGAAACCTTCATTATCTCTAAGACAGCTGCAGGGGCCTCCTGCAATATAGTGGGCACTGGCCCACTATATTCCTTCTGTTTAACAGCATTTCACTGCCTTCAGGATGAGGTGCAAACTCCTTATCATGACATAACTGGCCCTCCAGGACCCAGCCCCTGGTTCCTTCCTCAGTCACAAGTTTCtctcacccatccatccttcctcccacccctcccttctccattctttctctcctgcctcccactCCCCAGAAATACCCGTTCACCttggaaagaacaaagctagCTATCCAAGTAGAATTGGTCACACATGTCTTATACCCTTTTACCCTGCCATGGTACTTCATCAAGTTATTCCACAGCAACTTGAGAACAAACCCATATTTTATCTGCCTCTgaaaagtgctcagtaaatactgggttggtcttttttttttttttttttttttttaagaatacatgagtaaaatagaataaacccACTATTGGAACCACACACAAAGAAGCTACAGCATTGGAGGTTCTGCCCAGGGTTCAAAGCCAGGGACTTTTCTAGGAAAAGAGAATTAACCCAGGATGAGCATCCTCCTCACagcctgagatcgtgacctgagctgaagtcagacgctcaacggactgagccacccaggtgcccctgcttttgaTTCTAAATCACCACCACAATCCAGTCTGTGGATGGGGCTCAGGACTCAGAGACTCAGGAAGGAGCCTGTTCAAGGACAAgttaagaggggtgcctgggtggttctgtcggttaagtgtccaatttcagctcaggtcatgatctcatggtccgtgagtttgagccccatgtcgggctctgtgctgacagctcagagcctggagcctgcttcagattctgtgtctccctctctctctgaccctcccccgttcatgctctgtctctctctgtctcaaaaataaaaaattaaaaaaaaaaaacattaaaaaaaaagacaagttaatAGATGGCAGAGGAAAGAGCTCTGTATGACCTGTGCTCTTGTAGCCCTGTCTACTTGGGGTTCCTATCCAAACCCCATCCTGCTAGCTGTCACTTCCTACTGCACCTGTTTTCCAGCTCCAACACAGCCAATTCTTCATCCTCTGTTTTTACTCATTCCTGACTTCACAACCTCCCATATCCAGCCTCCACCCTAAGGTCAGACGGAAGGAGTCAGAGGAACCTGAGGCAGTGTCAGGATTCAAAATCTGCTTTATCTGACTCCACTGTTTTTGCTGTCTCCGGAGTCACCATGAAGGAGGCTTGTAGACAGGATCCACTGACTAACTCTTCCCAAACCCCCAAGAAGCCCTGACAATCATAACTCCTTTTGCCAAGGGGTGAGATTTAGTAACTCTCCTCGGATCTGAGGAAGGCAATCTGCTCTCTAGTTTCACAGACAGAAGGAGAGCTCCTACTGAAGCAGCAGTCCATCGCTCCTGCAGGAGAAATAATGGTGGCGGGACACAGAGCGAGCTTCATAATGAAATGAGGAGAGTGATAGcttgaaaggaagagggaggcttGTGGTCTTTTTCTCGGTAGGTAATTCATCCGGAGAACAGGGGTCTAACTCAAAACTCACAGGTGATGCTCATTTGTACAGAATCTTCTCAGTCCTGCGGGCTGAGGAACTCCCCCTGACCTTGTGGCACAGGTGGGGCGGAGTTCCAGGTTGGGCACCAAAGCAGCTGAatgggggaggaagggtggggggaaagggagaaaggaaaggaagaagggagaaggagggagcaaGGCAGGACAGTCTCCTGGGAAATGCCGCTCCGGCTCCGCCCACATCTGAAGGCGACTATGATGTCACGCGTGGAACCCCCAGACTCCTTCCTCCCCTTAGAGTCAATGAAacctcctgccccagcctggcGACTGGGTGGGTGCTGGACCAAGGACTCCAGACAGGCCCCGAATTTCTTAGGCAGCGGCCGGGGCCCGGCTGCGACAAGGCAAGGCCTTCCAGCCTACAGAACCGGTGTTAGCAGCTCGGGCTCCAGCCAGACAGGCACAGCCGAACCCGCAGGCGTTCCCCAGAGCCTCAGCACCCCAGTCCTCAATCATTGGTCCGCGGCTCGGCGTGAGCCCGCCCCCAGGCCCTAACTCCACCCAGCCCGGCCTCTGGTCCCGCCTCCTTCTCCAGGCTCTTTCCAGTTCTACACTCTCCTTGTGTGCCACGCCCCCAGCTCGAAACCCACCCCCAAGCTCCTGCCCCGCCCCTTCCTTACCAGTGCTGTTCTCATCCCAGGCGCTGGTATTGTCCTTAGCCTTTTCCTTAGTCCACCTTTCAGTCGTCAGTGTCGTCCTGACCCACATCGCTCAGCCCAGTTCTTCGTCGCTACAAGACTCTTCCTTGCAGAAGTCCAATCCTGAACCTCAGCTTGGTCGAGGCAACCATAAACCCCAATCTCCGCTTCACCCCAGTCCAGCCCTTAACTCCGCCTCATGCTTTCCCaacccctccctccaccttcccccgGTTCTGCGTTGTGTTAGCCCAATCTAAACTTCAACGGCGCTCTTCATCCGGGGCCTCCCAGCTCTTCCAGGCCCCTTTTTGTCCCACCTTTAATTTTAGTacctcccctttctctcaggcCTAAACCTTAGCTTGGCCGCTGAGGCCCAGCCCTCAGTCCCATCCCTAGTTTCTCTCAAGACCTACTCCCAGCTCTTAGTCCTGTCCCCAGATTTTAGCCCCGCCCCTATCCCCGTTCTTAGCCCCGCCCCAGCCATTCTCTCAACCTCAAGCTTCGGTCGCAATCCAGCCCCTCCCAACCCTTCGGAACTCAGCCCCGGCCCTTGagcccctcccgcctcccccaaGCCTACCGAGGTCCCTCCCGCTCTGGAGCACAGTCTCCGACTCACGCGcgttcgcgctctctctctctctctctctgccctcaggcCCCTCCTAAGGAGTCCAAGGCCCACCACTCTAGGTGAGGACTTGATGTCGGCTCCCAGCCCCTTGTGGCAcccgacccccaccccagagcccttTCCCAGCTCCTGGCCCCCACAGGCGCCCTGTCCCAGAGACAATACCAGCCAATAAAGATGTCCACAAAGAGCCAGGATCTTGGTTACAATTCCcccaaaacaattattaaaatagttaAGGCTTTTGagctcttcttaattttttttacatgtatttatttttgagagacagagcacacgttggggagaggcagagagagaatgagacacagaatccgaagcaggctgcaggctccgagctgtcagcacagagccccatgcgggcctcaaactcacaaactgtgagatcacgtagagtgggacgcctaaccgactgagtcacccaggcgccccccccccttttttttagagCTCTTCTTATGTGTGTTAGTAGTGTTTAATTTATTCCGCAAACTCAGGTGTCTCCATAGGCTTGCCTGTGAGGGGGAGCAGGGCCGGCTGCATTCATAGTAACCTGCTCTATGCATACATAAAAAGTCTACTCATCACACGTGGACGAATgccatatgcacacatgcacatgcccCTCACAGACATCACCCAGAACATTGAACCATATCCTTGCTCCCACACCCTATGCAGCACAAACATTCCACAGCAGTTCCACGGTGCaggcttcacacacacacacacacacacacacacacacacacacacaccattgagTTACATACAGGCTCTGGGTAAGACCACAAGACAAGAGGTGATGACCACAGTCCTGTTagggaagagagatggaaaaaaatacttctttgagGGGAACAGTGAGGACTTAAATGGGGGAACCTCCTGACTCAGAgcatgcctttttctttttgaagagggaaaaaatgggctgtttttctttttcttttttctaagtaagctctaggcccaacatggggcttgaactcacaccctgaggtcaagagttgcatgctccaccgactgaaccagccagactgttttgttttgttttgaacttaGTTATttaatcctattttttttcatttttttaaatgtttttatttatttttgagacagagagagacagagcatgagcaagggaggggcagagagagggggagacatagaatctgaagcgggctccaggctctgagctgtcagcacagagcctgacacggggctcgaactcacagagtatgagatcatgacctgagctgaagtcggaggctcaactgactgagccacccaggcgcccctttaatcctgttttaaaatgtaaaatgaggggcacctgggtggcttagtcagttaagcctctaactttggctcaggtcatgatctcactgcttgtgtgTTTGagtccagcattgggctctgggctgacaactcagagcctggaggctacttcacatctgtgtctcctctctgcccctctcccactctattgctctgtctctcaaaaataaacaataaaaaataagaataataataattttaaatactactcatacatttatgtttatatcATTAATATAGTTAGTTGTTAGATAACACATCTTCTGAGTAAAAGCCAAGCCCATACCCACTCTGGGCCTTCTGGTCAACCCAAAGAGCATGCAAAACTCAGTCACTCCTTACTGTGTTCCCctcagggaaatattttttattttattttttattttcttaatgtttatttttgaggagggggaggggtgggggggaacagaggatcctaagcaggctccatgctgacagttgagagtgcaatgtggggctcgaaccatgagatcatgacctgagcacaagtaggacatttaaccaactgagccacccaggcgcctccagagaagtatattttaaagggaaggtaggaagaggatggaaaaaaaagaagaaagtatccAGTGGAAGAAATCTGGGAACAAGCACCAAGTAGGAGGACACAGGTGGGGATAAGGAACCAAAGGAAAGAGCTCTCAAAACCAAACACTGAGAGTCCAGGATAGCCCTCCAAATCTGGTTCCTGAGCTCCCAGCCTTTCTGAGCCCTGCCCAGGGGTCAGGTATGGCCAGAATCCCACAGGAAGTTCCAGTCCCAAGACAGTCATACAGTTCTGCCCATTCCACATCCCTCATCCCCAACAAAGGACTCCAGTCCCCAAACTGCTAATAACAGAGATTTTAATGCATAAGGCACAGTGTAAGGCTTGAATCATTAAGCATCCTCATACTCAAGGGGTCCAGCAGGCTAAGCAAAAGCAGCAGGGACTACCTCCCCACTGCTGGGCAGCCTGGAGagcccctggggagggaggacatCTAGTCTTTGGCATGGTGTCTGGGGCAGGAAGTGACTAACATGGTCCCTGCTACCCCTGCAGGGGTACTGCCACGAAGGGGCAGCTCTTTGGTCTGGAAAAACAATCAGTGCAAATGTCCAGGGTCGAGCTCTAGGGCAATCAAGGTGGCACAGTGCCCCAGGGCTGGCCAGTCTCTCGACCGTCCCCTTACCGCTCATGGGCAGCATGTGGGCTTCTTCTTGTTGGCAGTTAGGTAAAGGTTGCTGTCATCACTGTTGATGCCTGAAGAAGGGTGGGAAATACGTGAAGCAGGGATGAGAGGTTCCCCGTGCTCTCTGCCACCCTCATCCAGGTAGGCACTCACGGACAACATCCCCAATGCGCCGGGCCCCCGATTTCTCCAGCTCAGCCAGCACGTTGGCCTCAAAGGTCAGTGCCGCCACACGGAAGAAGAATTCCCGGACATTTTCACCTGACACGTGGAGCAAATGGGTGCTTAGGGGCAGTTCCAAGCCTGGGGTCACTGGGCACAGCTGAAGGTAGAGGAATGAGAGGCCAGGGAGGCGGGAGTGCCATTTCAAAAGACCTGAAGCCGCTGACTCACCAGTGAGAGATGAGACCGCCCAGTACTCAGCCTTCATCTCTTGGGCCACCTTGAGTGCGTCTTTCTCCATTAGCATATACTGAGCAGGAGTCTGACAGAAGGGCAGAGTTAGACGGCAAAGGTTGGGGAGGAGCCCCTCACCAAAACGGAAGTACCCCCTGACTGGCACACTTACACTCAAGTCCTTCTTGGAACCCACGAGGAAGAGAAGCACACTGGAAGGGTCGTTCTCCTTGAGTGCATCAGCTAGCCACTGCCTACCATAGAGGGTAGACAATCAAGGATAAGTGAGCTGGACAGGCTCCTCCTGCTGTCACTCATATGCCCATTACCCTCTCTCTGGTCCCCGATGCATTCTTCTTCACTACCGATATACCTGACCACCCCTCTTTTCTGAACCCTCTCTTCCCAAAGCCCCCATTAGAGTGCAGCATTCCTACATACTTGGTATGTTCCAGGGAGGCCACATCATTCAGGTTGAAGACGATGATGATGGCTGGAAAAGTGGCAAAAACAGCTGACATTACTGGCTCATTTCCCAAATCCCCCCAAGTCCTAGATTGGAGGCCAGGAACACCCACCTGCCCCATCTCACCCCCGCCCTTACCTTGAGCCCCTCGGTAATAGGTTGATGCAATGCATTTGAACCTCTCCTGTCCAGCAGTATCCCAGCTGGGAGGAAGCAGGGGGTAAAACACGGGTATGTGGGAGGGGCCTGTGAAGTGGGGTATAGGTGCTGGGGGAAGGAATGGCTGGAAGGTATGGAGAAAGCACTCACAGCTGCAGACTGAAGGGGACGCCCAACACCTCAAATCGTTCCATCTCAAAGTCCACTCCAATGGTGGCCTTGTAATTCTTATCAAAAGTATCTTTGCAGAACCTGCAGGAGTACCAGATGCTCTGGCCCTGAGCCCAGTCCACCTGGCTAGGTCTGGCTGAACCCTGCCCGGCCCAAACCAGCCCAACTAGAGGTGCCTTCTTACCTATTAATGAGACAAGTCTTCCCTACAGACAGGTCCCCCACCACAATGACTTTGGAGATCTTAAATCTGCAGGACACAAAGGTGGGCAGGAGGAATGAGCACTAACTCTTGCAACCTAGAGAGTCTCAATGTTCCGTACTAGATCTATAACGTTAGCAGCACCCAGGCTGAGGTTACCATAGGCACAGGGCCTCCCAGGCAGCTTGCCTGGACACACTTGCGGGGGAGCAGTGTTTTCTGCTTCAGCATCAAAGAAACATGAATTGGAATCCCAGTTCTTAcatttactagctttgtgactttggacaagttacttagcctctctgagcctcagtttcaacATGTGTTAGGTAAAGATTTAGTATATATTCTATTGGGTTGTTGTGACAATTGAAGTAAGATCAATGTCCTATATTCTGAGACATACCTCCCCTTCAGCCTCCACACAAACATTTGataacatctctgaaatcaggaTACAGCTTAAAAGTGATGGTGTTttccatttaataaaatacaataatagttaCCAACACACTGCCtgggcacatagtaaatgctcagttaATGGTTGGCAAGTGTTATTAGTATTAGCTTCTTTTACCCATAATGGGACACATCCCTCCAGGCACTTCCCCCTGCCCTAGGGCTCAAATGTATGGTATGTGGGAAGCTGAGCTGGTGACCACGCCAGCCCCGCACCTCCCCCTTGCACACCTTCTGTTTCAGGAAGTGAACTACCACCTTTCTACCCCACCCCATTTCATAGGACTCACCACAAGCTTGctgggaagaaaagggagaacaCATGGATATAAAAAGGGGGAATAACCATATAGCTGGGAGAAGCTGAAATGGAGCCCCAGGGGTGCTTGTGCACCCTAGCTTTGACTACAGGGTTTCCTGAGCCTTCCTTTCTTTGTTAAGTGTGTCTAACTCACCCCACGGTGCCTGTCCGGTGCTCCTGGCAGGCGCAGGTGACGCGGGGGTTGAAGTCTCTGTGCACGTGCAAAGCGGCCTCCTTCCTCAGGCACTGAGAGGGATCGAAGAGAATGGGACTCACCCACTCCTGGCCCATGTCCCGCAGCCAAGCTGCGCTGGGCGGGGGTAGGGGACCACCCAGAAGCAGCCGACCTAGCCGGGTGGCAGGGCTGGGCCCAAGCCTCTAACTGATCTGGTGCCGcctcctcccacccacaccccaccGCAGCCAGAAGCCCGACGTGGCCCTGGAGCCTACCTGGGGCAGCTCCGCCAGGACGCGGTCCCTCCGCACCGGCGCCAGAATGTTCATCTCGCCTACGGCCTTGCGGGGAGCCCCGAGAAGGCACTGGAGCCTGATCCGCCCCAGCGACCCGGGCCCGTGGAGACCCGACAATCACCCGCGACCGAGGTGTCCCGACTATAACTCTGGGCCACGGGGAGCCTCCAGGAGCTCGCGGCCTCGGAGACGCTACGACCACAGCGGGCCACGGGGATGAAACAATCATCCGAGGCCGGGACGAACCCACAATCACCCGGGCCCGGGGGGTCCCGAGGATGACTCGGGGGCGGGGAGACTCCTCCGCCGCCAAATGGGGGCGGGAAGTCCCGTCCGGAGGGGGCCGGGCCCGCGCAGACCCTACAATAACTCGGGGTCGGATAGTTCCTACAATGACTCGGGGCCGCGGTGACCCGACGACAACTCGGGGTTCAGGCGGCCCTACCATAACAGAGCTGCCTGGGGGCGCGGAGCGGCCCCGCCGCACGGGGTCAGTGTGCTCAGGGATGGCGCTGCAAGGCCCGCGGGCTGCTGGAGGAGGGGGCCTGGGTCCCAGACCGCAGCAGGACCTGGCGTCCCACTCAGCTCTCCCTCCGCGAGCGCTGTAACATGATCCCCGGAAATTCCTGGAGAAGggccgcccccccgcccctctcccggCAGCTCCCGGCCTCGCGGGCTGTCCcaacctcccctcctctcctccccactgcaCTGCCCCAGCTCTGGCTACCCTTCCAGATGCCCCACGGGCACCGGGACCGCCTCCACGCAGGCTGGAACCTGTCCAGATCGAGGTCTCCCAGGTTGCTCTCCCTTGCAACTCTGTGCCGGGCTGCGGCTTCAAGGGGACCCTTACCCAGGCAAACTGGTGATGGAGAACCGTGATTGCTGCGCAGTATCTGGCTAGGCCAGGAACCCgcggggaggggaaaggaggagagaaggggcccGAGGAGAGGCGGCGCTTCCTTCCTCAACTCCAGGCCCAGGACGTGACTCATAGAGTCTGCCCTCGCTCGCCCTTCTGCCCTGGGataggatggggtgggggggaagcacaCAGGAGATGCCAGGGTCGGAATGGGATGCTCACCGAGAAAAGAGACGTCTGAAGTCTGGTGTCTTTTCCTTCAAAGCGGTGTAGATTGACGGGTGGGGAGGCTGAAGACCACGCCTGGATGGAAGATAAAGAAGGGGTAGGTAGACCTGAAACTCTGCCCTTTGGGTAGGTCACCGCTTTGGGACATGGGGCCTCCGCTCTGGTATAGGCGTTCTCTCTAGTCCCATTGGAACCAACCCTCAAGGACAACTTTTCCATTCTGCAGTTCTGCAGGATAAAAGAGGGGTGTGGCACACAATAATTCTCACTGTCAAAGGGGGAGCCCTGGCTccaaagaggagaggaggaagaaagaaaggtcagGGTGGAGGTGGGATAGACACAGACCCTCACAGAAGCAAACCTGAGCTTTACTAAAACttgctctgtgtcaggaactgatTTTGAGGATGCAAACATGACTGAAGCAAGGATGGGAGGACTACTTAAAGGGAGGGGACTGTAAATGAAATTATTCACAAGAATTAGCAAATCCTGAAGAAATCTGTACACTGGGTGTTTGGAATATTGGTAGAGTTTCAAGAGTATTATTGGgaaaacacacaaaatctgaCTGTCACAGGTAAAGAGGGGCAGATGTGGCCACCTTCTACCTCCTCGGAtac of the Neofelis nebulosa isolate mNeoNeb1 chromosome 16, mNeoNeb1.pri, whole genome shotgun sequence genome contains:
- the RAB34 gene encoding ras-related protein Rab-34 isoform X3, with amino-acid sequence MSHVLGLELRKEAPPLLGPLLSSFPLPAGSWPSQILRSNHGSPSPCLLGAPRKAVGEMNILAPVRRDRVLAELPQCLRKEAALHVHRDFNPRVTCACQEHRTGTVGFKISKVIVVGDLSVGKTCLINRFCKDTFDKNYKATIGVDFEMERFEVLGVPFSLQLWDTAGQERFKCIASTYYRGAQAIIIVFNLNDVASLEHTKQWLADALKENDPSSVLLFLVGSKKDLSTPAQYMLMEKDALKVAQEMKAEYWAVSSLTGENVREFFFRVAALTFEANVLAELEKSGARRIGDVVRINSDDSNLYLTANKKKPTCCP
- the RAB34 gene encoding ras-related protein Rab-34 isoform X1, giving the protein MNILAPVRRDRVLAELPQCLRKEAALHVHRDFNPRVTCACQEHRTGTVGFKISKVIVVGDLSVGKTCLINRFCKDTFDKNYKATIGVDFEMERFEVLGVPFSLQLWDTAGQERFKCIASTYYRGAQAIIIVFNLNDVASLEHTKQWLADALKENDPSSVLLFLVGSKKDLSTPAQYMLMEKDALKVAQEMKAEYWAVSSLTGENVREFFFRVAALTFEANVLAELEKSGARRIGDVVRINSDDSNLYLTANKKKPTCCP
- the RAB34 gene encoding ras-related protein Rab-34 isoform X2; this encodes MNILAPVRRDRVLAELPQCLRKEAALHVHRDFNPRVTCACQEHRTGTVGFKISKVIVVGDLSVGKTCLINRFCKDTFDKNYKATIGVDFEMERFEVLGVPFSLQLWDTAGQERFKCIASTYYRGAQAIIIVFNLNDVASLEHTKQWLADALKENDPSSVLLFLVGSKKDLSLCPVTPGLELPLSTHLLHVSGENVREFFFRVAALTFEANVLAELEKSGARRIGDVVRINSDDSNLYLTANKKKPTCCP